The Alkalibacter rhizosphaerae genomic sequence ATTTCAACTTTAAAACGAATAGGTGATAAGATGAACGAACTTTGGATGGAATATCCTGAAATTGGTAATATGTTGGAGGAAGTGAACGCATTGATCTTGCGTTCCACAAACGATGCCGACGAGTTTATAACAGAAGCGGTTTCCAGTGCTGTGGTTTCCAGCGGCAAAATGTTGAGGCCTGCTTTTGTGGTCCTTTCCGCAAAATTCGGAGATTACGACAAGGAATCCCTTCTCCGATTGGCGGCTGTTACGGAAATGCTGCATATCGCTACTTTGGTCCATGACGACATCATTGATGAAGCAAAACTGCGAAGAGGGATCGAAAGCGTGCAAAGCAGATATGGCAAGGACAGTGCCGTTTTTATCGGCGACTACCTTTTTGCCAAATGCTTTACCCTTCTCTCCGAGAAACAGCACAACAAATCCATGGAAAAATTGGCCAATGCCATTTTAAAGATCTGCCGTGGGGAATTGAAACAGTATCGACTGCGCTATATGTACGATGTAAATATCATGAATTATTTAAAAATCATTACCGGTAAAACTGCCGCATTGTTCTCCATGAGCTTCCATATCGGCGCAGCGGAAGGCAACTTGTCGGATCGCCAGATCAAAACCCTGTCACGGATCGGATACTATTGCGGCATGGCTTTCCAGATCATCGATGACTGTCTTGATTATTCCGACAAAAAAACCATTAAAAAGAGCACCATGAACGACTTGAAACAAGGATATCTGACCTTGCCGGTCATTTATGCCCTCGGCAAGGACAAGGACAACAAGTTGAAACACCTTCTGGAAACAACGGACTTCAATAAAACAGACATGGAGACGATCCATGATTTGATCATGTCTTACGACGGTTTGACACAAGCTCGTCAACTGGCCAAAAAATACACAGCCAAGGCATTCAAACTGATCGAAACCTTGCCTGCATCAGACAATCGAAATACCCTGGAGGATATCGTGAAAAAAATGCTGCACCGAAAGTATTAAGGAGGCGACCATGAAACCAATAGAAAGTTTTACCATCGACCACACCAAATTGTATCCCGGACTATATGCATCCCGAAAAGATCGATACGGCGACACTACCTTGACCACCTTTGATCTGCGAATGAAAAAGCCGAACGTAGAGCCTGTATTGGGAACGGACAGCGTCCACGCCCTGGAACATCTGGGAGCCACTTATTTGAGAAATCACCCCGATTACGCCAGCCGCATCGTCTACTTTGGCCCCATGGGATGCAGGACCGGTTTTTATCTGATTTTAGAAGGAAATCTGGAAAGCAGGGATATAGTTCCCTTGATCATCGAATTGTTTGAATTTATGGCAGGATACGAACAGGAAATACCAGGAGCAAGCGAAGTGGAGTGTGGAAATTTCAGGGACATGAACCTGGAAGATGCCAAAAAAGAAGCGAACGACTATTTGCAGCTATTGAAATCCATCCCCGAAGACCGATTGCATTATCCACAATGACAAGAACCAGGCACATGCCTGGTTCTTTCTTTATTACATGTTGAATTTTTCGTGGATGTGCTTCATGGCATCCTTGCCACTGCTGGTGTCTATAATACAGGATATTTTGATCTCCGAGGTGGAGATCATCTGAATGTTTACCCCGATCTCATACAATGCTTCGAAAAACTTGGATGCAACTTCTGCATTGGCCACTACACCTGTTCCCACCACCGAAAGCTTAGCAACACCTCGATCGAACTCCACTTTCTCAGCACCGACTTCAAATGCAAATTGCTGGGCGATCTTTACTGCATTTTGCAGCTCATCCAGTGCCACCGTAAATGTTATGTCGTTGACGTTGTTTCTGTTCACGTTCTGTACGATCATGTCCACATGAATGTCCGCTCCTGCTAAAAAAGAAAAAAGCTTGAATGCGATCCCGGGTTTGTCCGGCACCTCCAGGACGGAAATTTTTGCTATGTTCTCATCCAATGATATTCCTCTGATCAATACTTTTTCCAACTCGCTAACCTCCCCTATAATGGTACCACTATTGTTGTTGAAACTGGATCTTACCTCCAAGGAAACATGATATTTGCCAGCCATCTCAACGGCTCTGGGATGCAATACCTGGGCACCCAGTGCGGCCAACTCCAACACTTCATCGTAGGATATTTTTTCGATCTTTCTTGCTGCTGGTACGATCCTTGGATCTGCCGTATATACGCCATCAACATCCGTGAATATTTGGCACTTATCCGCATGCAACGCTGCCGCTAATGCAACCGCCGTAGTATCCGACCCCCCTCTGCCGAGGGTAGTAATGTCCATATCTTTATTGACGCCCTGAAACCCTGCCACAATGACGATCTTACCGGCGCTGAGCTCTTTCTCCAATCGATCTGTATGGATGGCGTCGATTTTTGCCTTGCTGTGCCTGGACGACGTCTGTATGCCGCATTGGGCTCCCGTCAAGGAGATCACTTCATGACCCAAACTCTGAATGGCCATGGCCAGCAAGGCAATGGAGATTTGCTCCCCCGTTGACAACAACATGTCCATTTCTCTTTTGTGAGGATCTTCACTGATGGCGTAGGCCATTTCTACCAAAACATCCGTCGTATCCCCCATGGCCGATACGACGACAACGACATTGTCCCCATTTTCTTTTGTCCGGACGACACGTTTGGCCACATTCTTGATCCTGTCAATATCTCCAACACTGGTGCCGCCATATTTTTGTACGATCAACTGATCCATCTTTCCGTCCTTTCCGGTCGATTCAAGAAAGAATTCTTGCATAAAACACCGACGTTCCCATCGATCGCAACCGATCGACCAGGCTGTTGACCACAGCAGCGTCCAATTCTTCGGTGATCACAAAAACATTATTCTTCTCTACCATCATTTTTTTGATCTTGGATACTTCATCCACCAGATCCAACACTGCTGTAAAGGTTGGATGGTCTTTCAGGGAAATGCGCAAATAATATTTGCCGTTAAATGCACCAAGGCCTTTGTTTGTCAAGTGCTGAGACAAATCAATGGACTCCCTGCTATTCTGATTGTTCATGATATACAGCAGATCCCCAACGACTGCATTTGCTGTGGGATTCTTACCGGCACCCTTTCCGTAAAACTGCAACTCTCCAATAATATTCCCTTTAATGGAAACGATGTTGAACTCTTCATTGACGTTGCTCATAATATCTTTGTTGGAGAGCAACACCGGTTCGACACTTGCAGAATATGTCCCATCCATTCGTTTCGAATGGGCCAGAAATTTAAGAATGTATCCCAGATTCGAAAACATTTCCATGTCTTCCTTTCCCACATCCCGTATGCCTCTCTTGTAAATGTCCTCATCCTTTATATGACTGCCAAAAGCAATGGACGACAAAATGGCCAGCTTACGCGATACGTCAAAACCATCCACATCCGCGCTGGGGTCGGCTTCTGCAAATCCCATTTCCTGCGCTTGCTGCAATACATCTGCAAAGGCTTTGCCCTCTGATGACATTTTACTTAGAATATAATTGGTCGTCCCGTTAAGGATCCCCTTGATCTCATCGATTTGATTGATCTGCAAGGTTCCCTTCAGGGATGTGATGATGGGGATCCCCCCTCCCACACTGGCTTCGAACAAAAACATCACGTTGTGTTTTTTTGCCAGATTCAAAAGTTCCTCAAAATATTCCGAAACGACGGCCTTATTCGCTGTTATTACGTGTTTCCCTTTTTCCATGGATCGTTTCATGAAAGTAAATTCCGGCTCCAGCCCTCCCATGGCAAAAATTACGGCATTGATCTCTTCATCATTCAAAATTTCATCAAAAGACTCCGTCAATATCTCTTCGTCGATAAAATCATTTCTTTTCTTTCCTTTATCCCGAACCAAAACTTTCTTGATGGTGATCTTCTCTTGTGCTTTGGCAAAGTAATTTCCTTTTTCTTCATTTATGATCTCATATACGCCGGAACCAACAGTCCCCATACCCAGCAGTGCAATTTTCATGACTCACCTCAAAATACTTTGTATTTAAAATAAAAACACTTGTTTTTTAGACAAAAACATTTTATCATAAGGATGAGGCAAACACAATACAAGATTAAAGAATCCATGGAGGTTTTTCACGATGAAATACATCAGTACACGTTCCAATCAAACTGCACTGCCATCGGAGGCAGTCTTAAAAGGCATTGCCAGTGACGGAGGTTTGTTTGTGCCGGAAATCTTTCCTTCTGTTCCATTGTCGACTTTGGTCCACAAAAGCTACCAGGACCTTTGTTTTGAGATCATGAGCCCCTATTTCGATGAATTCCCGGAAGAAGAACTCGTATCCTACATCCAGCAAGCCTATGCCAAATTTTTGAGTCCCAGAGTCACACCTACCGTATCTTTT encodes the following:
- a CDS encoding polyprenyl synthetase family protein produces the protein MNELWMEYPEIGNMLEEVNALILRSTNDADEFITEAVSSAVVSSGKMLRPAFVVLSAKFGDYDKESLLRLAAVTEMLHIATLVHDDIIDEAKLRRGIESVQSRYGKDSAVFIGDYLFAKCFTLLSEKQHNKSMEKLANAILKICRGELKQYRLRYMYDVNIMNYLKIITGKTAALFSMSFHIGAAEGNLSDRQIKTLSRIGYYCGMAFQIIDDCLDYSDKKTIKKSTMNDLKQGYLTLPVIYALGKDKDNKLKHLLETTDFNKTDMETIHDLIMSYDGLTQARQLAKKYTAKAFKLIETLPASDNRNTLEDIVKKMLHRKY
- a CDS encoding S-ribosylhomocysteine lyase, which codes for MKPIESFTIDHTKLYPGLYASRKDRYGDTTLTTFDLRMKKPNVEPVLGTDSVHALEHLGATYLRNHPDYASRIVYFGPMGCRTGFYLILEGNLESRDIVPLIIELFEFMAGYEQEIPGASEVECGNFRDMNLEDAKKEANDYLQLLKSIPEDRLHYPQ
- a CDS encoding aspartate kinase, with amino-acid sequence MDQLIVQKYGGTSVGDIDRIKNVAKRVVRTKENGDNVVVVVSAMGDTTDVLVEMAYAISEDPHKREMDMLLSTGEQISIALLAMAIQSLGHEVISLTGAQCGIQTSSRHSKAKIDAIHTDRLEKELSAGKIVIVAGFQGVNKDMDITTLGRGGSDTTAVALAAALHADKCQIFTDVDGVYTADPRIVPAARKIEKISYDEVLELAALGAQVLHPRAVEMAGKYHVSLEVRSSFNNNSGTIIGEVSELEKVLIRGISLDENIAKISVLEVPDKPGIAFKLFSFLAGADIHVDMIVQNVNRNNVNDITFTVALDELQNAVKIAQQFAFEVGAEKVEFDRGVAKLSVVGTGVVANAEVASKFFEALYEIGVNIQMISTSEIKISCIIDTSSGKDAMKHIHEKFNM
- a CDS encoding homoserine dehydrogenase, which translates into the protein MKIALLGMGTVGSGVYEIINEEKGNYFAKAQEKITIKKVLVRDKGKKRNDFIDEEILTESFDEILNDEEINAVIFAMGGLEPEFTFMKRSMEKGKHVITANKAVVSEYFEELLNLAKKHNVMFLFEASVGGGIPIITSLKGTLQINQIDEIKGILNGTTNYILSKMSSEGKAFADVLQQAQEMGFAEADPSADVDGFDVSRKLAILSSIAFGSHIKDEDIYKRGIRDVGKEDMEMFSNLGYILKFLAHSKRMDGTYSASVEPVLLSNKDIMSNVNEEFNIVSIKGNIIGELQFYGKGAGKNPTANAVVGDLLYIMNNQNSRESIDLSQHLTNKGLGAFNGKYYLRISLKDHPTFTAVLDLVDEVSKIKKMMVEKNNVFVITEELDAAVVNSLVDRLRSMGTSVFYARILS